The Endozoicomonas sp. 4G DNA segment ATACAGTCTGGAACTTTCGCCTTCACCCAGGATCGAAGCCAGAACCTGAAGATTCATGTTTTCCCTGTTGCCATCTTCAGGAATATTCCAGCTCAGCGTCAGTCTTGGCTGGGTCACATGGTCCTGCATTACACGACGTTTTTCGCCTGTACGTTTGGCGACCCAGGCACCCGGTACGCTCAGGGGAGGTCCGGGTTGAATATCGGCAAAGTATTTGTTGACTTTCTCTTTGGCGGTTTTCTCATCAATATCACCGGCCAGCACAATGACTGCATTAGAGGGGCCGTAGAACTCTTTGAACCAACCTTTTACATCCTCAAGGCTGGCAGCATTAAGGTCTGCCATGGAACCAATGACCGACCAGGAATAGGGATGCCCGGCAGGAAAAGTGTCTTCAGCCATTTGTCCCCATGATTTGCCATAGGGCCGGTTCTCTCCCTGACGTTTTTCGTTTTGTACCACTCCTCGTTGAATGTCCAGTTTTTCCTGAGTCACAGCGCCGAGGAAGTGACCCATGCGATCCGATTCCATCCAAAGCGCCATGTCCAGAGCCTGAGTGGGAACCGTCTGGAAATAGTTGGTGCGATCATTATTGGTGGTGCCGTTCATGTCGGTGGCACCGGCGCTGAGGAAGGGGACAAAGAAATCCTGGTCAAAGTTTTCAGAGCCGTTAAACATCAGGTGCTCAAACAAATGGGCAAAGCCAGTCTTGCCAGAAGGTTCGTCTTTGGAGCCCACTTTGTACCAGACATTCACGGCAACAACAGGAGCCTTTCTGTCTTCGTGAACAATCACTGTTAGCCCGTTATCCAGTACAAACTTTTTGTAGGGGATATTGACCGTGGGAACAGATTGAGAGTGTGACGGAGAAAACGGCGATGTGCTTTTTGTCTCAGGCGGGAGTTGAGTGCATCCGGTCAGTAGTATTGAAGTGGTGATGAGTGTTGTGAGTGCTTTTTGTTTGAAATGAGGGCGTACTTGCCTTGTATTTATTTTTGTCATTCTTCTTCTCTTTCTGGTGGTTGGGAGGCTGTTGCTCTCCCGTCCCATTTTTTGTTTTCTTACTTTAGTTATTGGCGTTTGGAAGTAGTTGACGAATAAGCATTTCGAGCTGGTCGAAGCGCTTGTCGTGGTTTGAAAGATGGGCTTTGACGCTGGACATATCCTCTTTCAGGACAGAGACATCTTCCTTCAGGACAGCGACATCTTCCTTCAGGACAGCGACATCTTCCTTCAGGACAGCGACATCTTCCTTCAGGACAGCGACATCTTCCTTCAGGCCGGAGACATCTTCCTTCAGGACAGCGACATCTTCCTTCAGGACAGCGACATCTTCCTTCAGGCCGGAGACATCTTCCTTCAGGACAGCGACATCTTCCTTCAGGACGGCGACATCTTCTTCAACCCTGACTACACGCTGTTCAAGTCGATCAACCTTGCAGTTCAGTTTTTTAACTTCGCTACGCGTTTCTCCGGTTAAGTTGACAACGTCAGTGAGAGTATCTCGAATATGGTCGAGCTCGGTGCCGCTCGATCGTTTGGCCTTTAAATTCATAAGCTTTTCCTAAAGCAGAACGATGGAAAGCTACAGAATAGCAGAGGTTTACGAGATTGCACTGTAACAGTCTTCAGAAAGAAAATCACAAAATAGCAACCGTTGAGGGCTACTAAAATACGCATCCAACCAACACCAGAACAGGCGGATTTTTAGACCGCCAGTTCGGTGCCGTGCGTACGATCGCTGCCTGAGAAGTTAAAAGCCTCGCCCGAAGGAGGGCAGGGCGGAGACCGTTCACCGGTTAGAGAAACTCTTCGAAGAACATTACAACGGCCTGAGTATAGATATCGCGGTTTTCCTTTTTACTATAACCATGGCCTTCGTTGAGTGCATTCATATACCAGACTTCTTTGCCATGATCGCGCAACGACTTAACGATTTGCTCGGCTTCAGTGACAGGTACACGCGGATCATTTTGGCCCTGAACGACAAACATTGGAATGTTAATTTTATCAACATTATTATTGGGGCTGATTTTTTCCAGATGAGCGCGCATTTGTGGATCCCGCTCATCACCATACTCCATCCGGCGTAAATCACGGCGATAAGACTTGGTGTTTTCCAGGAAAGTCACAAAGTTAGAAATACCCACTCTATCTACAGCGGCTTTGAGGCGGTCGCTATAATGTACCGCGCTGGCCAATACCATGTAGCCACCGTAACTGCCACCAATGAGAGCGACGCGGTTTTCATCCAAATCAGGCTGGGTCTTAATCCAGTCCAGCAAGGCACCGATGTCTTTAACGGAATCTTCGCGCCTAAAGCCATTGTCAAGGTTGAGGTATTCTTTGCCATACCCTGTAGAACCACGAACATTCGGCGCAATGACAGCGGCATCTAACTGATCCATCCACAACTGGAAAGTTTTGCGGAATGAAGGGCGAAACTGAGATGCAGGTCCACCATGGATACTAATAATGACCGGTTTTTTGCCCTTGGTATCAGGCTTGTAGACAAACGCCGGAATCTCTCTGTCATCGAAACTCTTTACTCTGACCAATTCAGGTAGACTGAATTTACTGGTATCTAACGGTCCTACTTTACTGAAGGTCCAGCGTGTCAGACGACCTTGTTGTAGCGGCTTCTCACCTAACCCCAGTACAAAGCTGTCGCTGGGCGTTTGTGCGGTATTCAGTGTCAGGCCTATTTTGCTGCCATCGTCACTAAACTCAAGGCCGCTAACCAGTCCAATAGGCAGGCCTTTGACTTTAACGAATTGATGGCTCTCAGGATCAAGCAGGTACATGACTTCAACGCCATCCTGGTTAACCACAAAAGCGGCTCGTTTGCCATCCTGCGACATCTCAAACTCGTTGACATTCCAGTTGATATTACTGGTGATGACTTTAACTTCTCCATCGCCAAATGGCTGATAGGCCAATTGGTTGAAATCACTGAATTCGTTAGTGAGAAAGAACATGCCCTGGTTGTCGGCATCAAAACCCAGACCGTAATTGACTGAGGTTTTTTCCGGGTTACCAGCCAGCATAACTTTTTGTTTGGTTGCCAGATCGACCAGATAAATCCTGGAATCGTAGGAACTGATATATCGTTGGGCTAATAGTTTTTTATTATCGTCAGACCAGTCTAGCGGTCTCCACAGGCTTCCATCAGTTGATTTCAGGACTATTTCAGCACTCTCTGGTGCTGTTGGGTTCATCATCCAGATATCATTGGATTTACCATTACGTCGGGTACTCCGATAAGCAAATTTTGCTCCGTCTTTACTCCAGACCAGCGAACTGTTGCGGGATTCGCCGTCACTTAGCATCTTGCTTTCACCTGTCGCCGTATTAAGCAAGAATAGTTGTGTATACCCATCGCCGCCGTCATCCATAGAAAAGGAGATATTATCGCTATCAGGTTGGCGATTGATGCTGCCAATCGGCTCTTTGAAAAATGTTAGCTGCTTGCGGGCACCACCGGCAGTATCTACCCGGTGTAATTGTCTGACTCCGCCAGAATGAGTGGATATAAAAATACTTTCTCCAGACTGGCTGAATTCACGGAAAGGTGCAGAACTGACTTTTTGGTAACGACGCACGTCATCGATTATTTGTTGTGGAATGACGGGTACATCTTCCATTACCAGGTTGCCGTTATTTGCAGTGCGTTTCGTCACTACGGCGTTGGCTGAAAGGCTCACTGATATTAACAGGGCTATAGCTCCAAGCTTTTTCATTATTATTTCCTTGGGTGTTTTTGCGCTGCAACTGTATCACTGAATAGTTATTAAACCAAGTGCGTATAGTGGATTCCTTCAACAGATATACGCATTAAGACGTATAAAAAATTTAATATTAAAAGACTTGCTGTGTAAGAGTTTTTAGCTTTCACTCGAACGGCTTGAGTCAGTTATTAGTTGTCGTGTATAAGGTTTAATTGATTTTTTATAGTTGATTTTACGTATTGAAAAGATTTAAATTCACACTTCGTAACCATTCTGTCACAGTCTTATGATGCGTAGATGGATAACATTATTACTGTAATCAGGATGTTGCTGTTTGGATTGAGGGCTTTATAAAGCGTAAAGCTCATCTGGGGTGGAGCCCCTTTGATGTATAACCCTGTTGGGGAACAGGTATTAGCAGTTGCGTTGTTCAGGGATAACCACAAAAAGGCAGTGAGAAGTCGTCAGCCAGGAATGGCGGTGCACAGGCAAGGAGCCAAAAACTCAAACTGACCAATAATAAACACTATAAGTGGATATCAGGGAAAAAATAATAACATGTTCAGAAGGACAGCACTCAGCACGGCCATCGTCGTCGCTATCGGGGCTTCTGCTGGCTCTAATCTTGCCATTGCAGAAGAGGTGGAAGAGCAGGAAGTTGAGAAACTTGAGAAAGTTCAGGTTACCGGTTCTCGTATTTCCCGGGTGGACGTTGAAGGCCCATCTCCAGTCATCGTGATTACTGCGGAAGATATGGAAAACCGTGGTTTCACCGATGTTTTTGAAGCGCTTCATTCTCTTAACCAGAATAGCGGCGGACTCACCCAGCAGAATGCGCGCAGCTATACTCCAACGGCTCAGTCTGTAAACCTGCGTGGCTTGGGTGTTGGTCGTAGCTTGACTCTTATAGACGGCAAACGTCTTCCAATGTTCCCTCTTGGCTCTGGTGGCAGCACCAACTTTACTGACCTTGGTCAAATTCCTATGGCTGCGGTAGAGCGTATTGAAGTGCTCACCGACGGCGCATCCGCCATATATGGATCGGATGCGATGAGTGGTGTTGTTAACGTTATTCTCAAGAATGATTATGAAGGTGTTGAAGTAAAAGCCAAGGTGGGTGATACCCATCAAGGTGGTTACGCTAATGGCCGGGTAGAGCTGTTAGCAGGAACCTCTACTGAACGGGCCAGAGCTACTTTTATTGCCCAGTTGAAAGGGAATGAAATACTCAGACAAAAAGATAGAGATTGGGCTGGAAATGACAATAGTGATCGCAGCTACTATTCGAGTTACAGTTCGTACGGTTCAACCTTTGTTACCAGCAAACCAAGGCGTATTATTACGCCGGAAGATTGTCATGCGGTTGTTGGAGAAAATGCAATTATCAAGGAAGACGGCAAATGTGGCTATAATCGTTCGGCTCACAGAACGCTCAAGCCAAAAAGCGAATCCTACGATTTGTTGAGCAATATGGAATATGATCTGACAGAGGATACCACCGCATTTACTCGCTTGAGATTTGGGCAGAAACACACAATGGCCTATCTTGAACCTTCTGGACTCAAAATAAGGCTTTCTGCCGATGACCCAGGCAACCCGACTTACGGAACTGATAATCCACAAAAGGGTACCTTTTACCGTCGTCTGGTTGAGTTCGGTGAGCGCGAAAAAGGTGCTGATACTAACTACTATGGCGGCTTAGTTGGCTTGAATGGTTTGTTGATGGATACTTACGACTGGGAAGTGTCTGTAGGTTATACCAAGCAAAAAGTTGAAAGCTCCAGACCAGTCATTGTTGAGGATGAAATGGAGGCCCTGGTTAAATCAGGAGAAGTTGATCTGCTGGAGCCCATTCCTCAAAGTGTTGTTGATCAAGTATCAGCTGCCAGTACCACGGATGCAGAGTCTTCTATCCTGAGCTATACCGCAAGCCTGACCGGTGATTTATTTGAGTTGCCAACCGGGACGATGGGTTTTGCAACCTTTGCTGAGGTTAATGAAACCAAGTATGAGGATAAAAGGGATCAGGGTACTCTCGACGGTATCTATCTTGGTGTAGGTGGTACATCCGGTGGCGGTGAGCGGACACAGGTAGGGCTTGGTGCTGAAGTTTTGGTTCCGGTTCTTAGTAACCTGGAAGTGACCATGGCTGCCCGATACGATGATTACAATGATGATTCAAATACTGGCTCCGCAGCAACACCGAAAGTGTCGTTTGCCTATCGTCCAGCAGACACCGTTCTGGTAAGAGGCAGTTGGGGTAAAAGCTTCAGGGCTCCCGATATGCAGCGCTTGTTTGGTGGTATCACAAGGGGCTTCAGCAACGTCACTGATCCAGTATACTGCGATGCGTTTATTGGTTCAGATGAAGCTAGAGAAGACGCCTGTGATCCCTCGCAAATTAATATAGTCAAGGGTCCGAACATGGAGCTGGAGGAAGAAACCGGAACCAACTACTCATTCGGTGTTGTTTGGGAAGCCACTGATGATCTGACGTTGTCTGCTGACTGGTACAAGATTGTGCTGAAAGATTTGGTGGTGACTCCAGACAAAAGACGTGTTGTTGAAGATCCTGATCGTTACCCGGGTTCGCAGATCATCCGTAATGAACCTGCTGATGGTCAGACTGTGGGTACCATTGACACGCTTATCTACGGACCTGTCAACCAGGCTGGCGAAACGGTTGAAGGTGTTGATGCGACGGTTCGTTACACATTCCCTGAAACCCGCTACGGTAAATTCAAAACAGAGCTCTCCGTTACCCACCTGATCAGGCGTGAAACTCAGACTTCACACACTGATCCGGTGAGAGATGATACTCAGTATGAGCCTGGCATACGGTCAACACTGAGTCTGGGCTGGTCTTATCAGAAGTACAGGGCGAACGTGTTTGTAAAGCACAGAGGTAGTTTTTGCTCAAGCAATGCGAACGAGGGTTACTTCGAAACCTGTGATGACGCCAAGGCCAAAGGTTATGACCCGAAAGTCGATAGCATGACAAGAGTGAACCTTTCCGGTAAGTATCGCATCAGTAAGAATGCCTCT contains these protein-coding regions:
- a CDS encoding TonB-dependent receptor — encoded protein: MFRRTALSTAIVVAIGASAGSNLAIAEEVEEQEVEKLEKVQVTGSRISRVDVEGPSPVIVITAEDMENRGFTDVFEALHSLNQNSGGLTQQNARSYTPTAQSVNLRGLGVGRSLTLIDGKRLPMFPLGSGGSTNFTDLGQIPMAAVERIEVLTDGASAIYGSDAMSGVVNVILKNDYEGVEVKAKVGDTHQGGYANGRVELLAGTSTERARATFIAQLKGNEILRQKDRDWAGNDNSDRSYYSSYSSYGSTFVTSKPRRIITPEDCHAVVGENAIIKEDGKCGYNRSAHRTLKPKSESYDLLSNMEYDLTEDTTAFTRLRFGQKHTMAYLEPSGLKIRLSADDPGNPTYGTDNPQKGTFYRRLVEFGEREKGADTNYYGGLVGLNGLLMDTYDWEVSVGYTKQKVESSRPVIVEDEMEALVKSGEVDLLEPIPQSVVDQVSAASTTDAESSILSYTASLTGDLFELPTGTMGFATFAEVNETKYEDKRDQGTLDGIYLGVGGTSGGGERTQVGLGAEVLVPVLSNLEVTMAARYDDYNDDSNTGSAATPKVSFAYRPADTVLVRGSWGKSFRAPDMQRLFGGITRGFSNVTDPVYCDAFIGSDEAREDACDPSQINIVKGPNMELEEETGTNYSFGVVWEATDDLTLSADWYKIVLKDLVVTPDKRRVVEDPDRYPGSQIIRNEPADGQTVGTIDTLIYGPVNQAGETVEGVDATVRYTFPETRYGKFKTELSVTHLIRRETQTSHTDPVRDDTQYEPGIRSTLSLGWSYQKYRANVFVKHRGSFCSSNANEGYFETCDDAKAKGYDPKVDSMTRVNLSGKYRISKNASVGFGINNIFDVAPPEDRLSKKSPFYARSYDSSVGRAYYIKGTYKF
- a CDS encoding S9 family peptidase gives rise to the protein MKKLGAIALLISVSLSANAVVTKRTANNGNLVMEDVPVIPQQIIDDVRRYQKVSSAPFREFSQSGESIFISTHSGGVRQLHRVDTAGGARKQLTFFKEPIGSINRQPDSDNISFSMDDGGDGYTQLFLLNTATGESKMLSDGESRNSSLVWSKDGAKFAYRSTRRNGKSNDIWMMNPTAPESAEIVLKSTDGSLWRPLDWSDDNKKLLAQRYISSYDSRIYLVDLATKQKVMLAGNPEKTSVNYGLGFDADNQGMFFLTNEFSDFNQLAYQPFGDGEVKVITSNINWNVNEFEMSQDGKRAAFVVNQDGVEVMYLLDPESHQFVKVKGLPIGLVSGLEFSDDGSKIGLTLNTAQTPSDSFVLGLGEKPLQQGRLTRWTFSKVGPLDTSKFSLPELVRVKSFDDREIPAFVYKPDTKGKKPVIISIHGGPASQFRPSFRKTFQLWMDQLDAAVIAPNVRGSTGYGKEYLNLDNGFRREDSVKDIGALLDWIKTQPDLDENRVALIGGSYGGYMVLASAVHYSDRLKAAVDRVGISNFVTFLENTKSYRRDLRRMEYGDERDPQMRAHLEKISPNNNVDKINIPMFVVQGQNDPRVPVTEAEQIVKSLRDHGKEVWYMNALNEGHGYSKKENRDIYTQAVVMFFEEFL